The Linepithema humile isolate Giens D197 chromosome 2, Lhum_UNIL_v1.0, whole genome shotgun sequence genome has a segment encoding these proteins:
- the LOC136997894 gene encoding uncharacterized protein, whose amino-acid sequence MPTEQASTYAQESILTSIGYIASTSGVISSVIASTPNRQDTNINKRKGHSNTSLVRFNNNSELDRLIIAQMEYRSLSKNETIPTSSKILSLSPFMDERRLIRVGGRLKNSELSFDARHPILLPSNHDLTKRIIMREHIRNMHSGTQATMAAVRQQFWPLTLRSVTRKIILGCVKCFRTNPTFSEAPMSSLPASRVTVSRPFSHCGLDYAGPMILREGKKRNARNHKAYVAIFVCFAVKAVHIELVSDFTSDVFIAALRRFISRRGKPSHIYSDNGTTFVGAKNQLNEFFEFLSKNQTQADVIQFLCDQQTYWSFIPPNAPHCGGLWEAAVKSAKHHSNRIVGRAHLTFEEMQTVLCEIEAVLNSRPLFALSADPNDLSYLSPGHFLIGTVINDFPSHDLSDVNENRLIRWQRVEQLRQHFWRRWSLEYLHSLQARSKWRVNKGTQLKPNQLVLVKQLDLSPLHWLLGRVQEVHAGTDDIIRTATVKTAKGFLTRPLTRLAILPVETLDTVTETSNRSTPT is encoded by the exons ATGCCTACGGAGCAAGCGTCTACATACGCACAAGAGTCAATTCTAACGAGTATAG GCTATATCGCTTCCACGTCTGGAGTTATCAGCAGCGTTATTGCTAGCACGCCTAATCGACAAGATACGAACATCAATAAACGCAAGGGACATTCGAACACATCTCTGGTCAGATTCAACAATAACTCTGAATTGGATCGCCTCATCATCGCGCAAATG GAATACAGATCATTGAGCAAGAATGAGACTATACCTACCTCTAGCAAGATCTTATCATTATCGCCGTTCATGGACGAACGCAGATTAATACGCGTGGGGGGCAGATTGAAAAACTCAGAACTATCCTTTGACGCGCGTCACCCAATACTCCTGCCGAGCAATCATGACTTGACGAAACGAATAATAATGAGAGAACATATAAGGAACATGCATTCGGGTACTCAAGCTACCATGGCCGCAGTCAGGCAACAATTCTGGCCTTTAACTTTACGATCCGTCACTCGAAAAATCATCTTAGGGTGTGTAAAATGCTTTAGAACAAACCCAACGTTTTCAGAAGCACCAATGAGCTCTTTACCTGCTAGTCGCGTTACGGTTTCCAGGCCATTCTCACATTGTGGATTGGACTACGCTGGTCCGATGATTCTGCGGGAGGGTAAGAAACGAAACGCGCGCAATCATAAGGCTTACGTCGCGATATTCGTCTGTTTCGCGGTTAAGGCAGTGCACATAGAGCTGGTGAGCGATTTCACTTCCGACGTGTTTATAGCTGCACTTAGACGTTTTATATCTCGCAGGGGAAAACCTTCCCACATTTATTCCGACAACGGAACAACATTCGTCGGTGCTAAAAATCAGCTCAACGAGTTCTTcgaatttttgagcaaaaatCAAACACAGGCGGATGTAATACAGTTCCTTTGCGATCAACAAACCTATTGGAGCTTCATACCTCCCAATGCCCCTCACTGTGGTGGCCTATGGGAGGCAGCGGTCAAATCCGCAAAACACCACTCAAATCGGATTGTAGGCAGGGCTCATTTGACTTTCGAGGAAATGCAGACTGTACTCTGTGAAATAGAGGCAGTTTTAAATTCGCGGCCTTTGTTTGCGTTAAGCGCGGATCCGAACGACTTGTCGTATTTAAGTCCGGGTCATTTCTTGATTGGCACCGTCATAAATGATTTCCCTTCTCATGATTTAAGCGATGTTAATGAAAACCGTCTAATAAGATGGCAGCGAGTGGAGCAATTGAGGCAGCATTTTTGGCGTCGATGGAGTCTCGAGTACCTTCACTCATTACAAGCGCGATCGAAATGGAGAGTAAACAAGGGCACTCAACTGAAACCCAACCAACTGGTTCTTGTAAAGCAACTGGACCTGTCTCCATTACATTGGCTTTTAGGCCGCGTGCAAGAGGTTCACGCAGGGACTGATGACATAATACGTACAGCTACCGTAAAAACCGCCAAAGGGTTTCTTACTAGACCTTTAACCAGGCTTGCGATTTTGCCTGTCGAAACGCTTGACACTGTCACGGAAACTTCCAATCGTTCCACACCAACTTAG
- the LOC105677352 gene encoding uncharacterized protein, producing MEASTGHLAKRSQSPSRSTSICNPPQHADKDCRATVTGPKDHRGTTIQPSGACRYHEWFPFFDSFNSVIHSNPSLSNIQRLQYLKASLADDACNVISSLEISDRNYDVAWNLLKDRYDNKRVIVHTHIKAIMELPSINKENAAELRQIADGATRHIQALQALKRPTQHWDDLLVHILASKLDAITLREWQASLVGTDPPTFRQFSDFITHRCQMLEATCNTINATRANTSKRTATNTKRQTVCVATVKSKCTFCDGEHAIYYCKDFLALPIAKRISETQGHKICSNCLRSSSHASSKCPSQGCKICKAKHNMLLHQFENKPEERSNNSDSHKEPVATSHQAVLTTHARSSSDARHVMLSTAVVDAFSKDRSPVACRVLLDSGSQANFISRECVKTLKLQPQPLNVSISGINKATTKSTHAVQVKLQSRFNSYNVTIQCIVTDQITCKLPTLTMKRDVYDLPRNLKLADPQFNVSAEIDVLLGAEVFWDLLCVGQIKRSTEHPTLQKTHFGWILAGCLSSDKKQAQEVQSFHATITNTQLHEQLSRFWQIEDIHHTSGYTAEETLSERHFLDNVSQNSKGRYIVKLPIKESKAVNLGQSKDIALKRLLHSERRLSRNPGLKMQYVRFMNEYLTLGHMKRVDVSPSEDSMSYYLPHHCVFKGSRQSSKIRVVFDASCKSSTGVSLNDVLRVGPVVQQDLMSIVMRFRTTAYVMVADIIKMYRQVLIHPSQTCLQRILWRSDSSSDIGTYELVTVTYGTSSASFLATRCLKHLAEKHSADYPIGSRHVQRDFYVDDLLTGADTLQDARAARDEIISLLKLGSFELSKWASNCPQLLDAIDDQNNGLISIRDGADSHILGIQWNPITDTFHFSYETEMEHNAVSKRFILSKVARLFDPLGLLGPTIVIAKLILQDLWKSGVHWDESVPQTIHT from the exons ATGGAGGCGTCAACCGGACATCTCGCCAAACGCAGCCAATCTCCCAGCCGGTCGACGAGCATCTGTAATCCACCACAACACGCGGACAAGGATTGCAGGGCGACGGTCACAGGACCAAAGGACCATCGCGGGACAACGATTCAGCCATCTGGCGCGTGCCG GTATCACGAGTGGTTCCCATTTTTCGACTCCTTCAATTCTGTAATACACTCGAATCCATCGCTCAGCAACATACAACGGTTACAATACTTAAAGGCCTCATTGGCTGACGACGCGTGCAATGTAATTAGCTCATTGGAAATTTCAGACCGAAACTACGACGTCGCATGGAATCTTTTGAAAGATCGCTACGATAATAAACGCGTTATCGTGCACACGCACATCAAGGCCATCATGGAATTGCCATccataaataaagaaaatgcagcCGAGCTAAGACAGATTGCGGACGGGGCAACCAGACACATACAAGCTCTCCAAGCTCTCAAGCGCCCCACACAGCACTGGGACGATCTGCTCGTACATATCCTGGCTTCTAAATTAGACGCAATCACGCTACGAGAATGGCAAGCCTCATTGGTTGGCACGGATCCTCCTACATTCAGGCAGTTCAGCGATTTTATTACACACCGTTGCCAAATGCTTGAAGCTACGTGCAATACAATTAATGCCACAAGGGCAAATACTAGCAAGCGCACAGCGACCAATACAAAACGCCAAACAGTCTGCGTTGCCACGGTCAAATCCAAATGTACCTTTTGCGATGGTGAGCATGCCATCTACTACTGCAAGGATTTCTTAGCGTTGCCAATAGCAAAAAGGATATCAGAAACTCAAGGTCACAAGATCTGCAGCAATTGCCTAAGATCCTCTTCACACGCATCTAGCAAGTGCCCCTCTCAAGGTTGCAAAATTTGCAAGGCCAAGCACAACATGTTGCTGCACCAATTTGAGAATAAACCAGAAGAGCGTTCCAACAATTCGGATAGCCATAAGGAACCCGTCGCCACATCCCATCAAGCCGTCTTGACAACACACGCACGCAGTTCCAGTGATGCAAGGCATGTAATGCTATCCACTGCCGTAGTGGATGCCTTCAGTAAGGATAGATCTCCAGTAGCCTGTCGCGTATTGCTGGACAGTGGGTCACAGGCCAACTTCATTTCAAGGGAGTGCGTGAAGACTCTCAAACTACAACCGCAACCCTTAAATGTATCAATCTCTGGCATAAATAAAGCAACGACGAAATCTACGCACGCAGTCCAAGTGAAGTTGCAGTCACGCTTCAACTCATACAACGTAACCATCCAGTGCATTGTTACAGACCAAATTACCTGCAAACTGCCAACGCTCACTATGAAACGAGACGTTTATGATCTTCCTCGAAATCTAAAATTAGCGGATCCACAATTTAACGTGTCGGCGGAGATTGATGTACTCCTAGGAGCCGAAGTATTCTGGGACCTGCTATGCGTGGGACAGATTAAGCGATCCACTGAACATCCGACATTACAAAAAACACACTTCGGTTGGATATTGGCAGGCTGTCTGAGTAGCGATAAAAAACAAGCACAGGAAGTACAATCCTTCCATGCAACTATCACCAACACTCAGCTGCACGAACAACTGTCTCGGTTTTGGCAAATCGAAGACATTCACCATACCTCCGGATACACGGCCGAAGAAACTCTTTCAGAAAGACACTTTCTGGACAATGTATCCCAAAATTCAAAGGGCAGATACATCGTCAAGCTGCCAATCAAGGAATCAAAGGCCGTTAACCTAGGACAATCAAAAGACATCGCCTTAAAACGCCTGCTTCATTCAGAAAGACGTCTTAGCCGGAATCCAGGCCTAAAGATGCAGTACGTCCGATTTATGAACGAATACCTGACCTTAGGACACATGAAGCGAGTAGACGTGTCACCGAGCGAAGATTCAATGTCCTATTATCTACCGCATCACTGCGTGTTTAAGGGATCAAGGCAGTCGTCAAAAATCCGCGTTGTCTTCGACGCCTCGTGTAAAAGCAGCACTGGCGTATCCTTGAACGACGTCCTCAGAGTAGGGCCCGTCGTACAACAGGATCTGATGTCCATTGTTATGCGCTTCCGTACGACCGCTTATGTAATGGTGGCggacataataaaaatgtatcgcCAGGTACTGATACATCCATCGCAGACATGCTTGCAAAGGATTTTATGGCGCAGTGATTCATCTTCGGACATTGGGACGTACGAGCTAGTCACGGTCACCTACGGTACGTCGTCTGCATCGTTCCTTGCTACAAGATGCTTGAAACATTTGGCAGAAAAACACTCGGCGGACTATCCAATCGGTTCCAGGCACGTCCAACGTGATTTTTACGTCGACGACCTACTCACCGGGGCCGACACGCTTCAGGACGCAAGGGCAGCTCGAGATGAGATCATATCGTTGTTAAAATTGGGCTCGTTTGAACTCAGCAAGTGGGCCTCAAATTGCCCACAACTACTGGACGCGATCGACGATCAAAACAACGGCCTGATTTCTATTCGTGATGGCGCAGACTCTCACATACTAGGAATACAATGGAATCCAATAACCGACACCTTTCATTTCTCGTACGAAACTGAAATGGAACACAACGCAGTATCCAAGCGATTCATACTGTCGAAAGTCGCTAGGTTGTTCGACCCGTTGGGTCTTCTCGGACCGACCATAGTTATCGCCAAATTGATCTTACAAGATTTGTGGAAATCAGGCGTGCACTGGGACGAATCCGTTCCACAAACCATACACACCTGA